The DNA region GATTATTATTTTTGATGGATGTATCTTTACGCATCCCTCTTTTCTAGAGTGAGTTGTGAAATCATAGATTGGTCTATCTATTGACTCTCCATTTACAAGTTTAGTTAAGTGCTCTCTTAATAAATCAAACTCTATTGAATCTGGATGGTCAAAGTTAACTGCAGCCTTCTCCTCTATCGTTAAATTAGTTAGCTCTTTATAATAAGCATCTTGCTCAACTAGTACTGCATCTTCTGATTTGAAAGCCTTTACTAAATTATGTGCTACTGTAGTTTTTCCGCTTCCACTTCCTCCAGCTACTCCGATCAATATGCAATTTTTCATTTTTTGTTTTCCTCCTTAAGTGTTACTGCTTATATTTTTTTAAATCTTATACATTATAGCACACTTTTCAAAAAAAAATAAAATATAATATAAATATAGACTATATATTTTTTTTGATGTATACTTTACGATATAGTTGTTTTTAAAGGAGAAGATTTTTTATGAGTATGACTGAAAAAGAGATTGACCTTCAGATGAAAAAGGCATTGGAAAAGGTTCCCTTTGAAATAAGAAAAATTAAATTTGTACTATCTTTATTAAAGATAGTTAAAAGAATTAAAAAAATTTTTAAATTTTAGGAGGAAGATATGACAGAAGAGTTAATGAAAAAAATAGATAGAATTAATGAGGAGTTCGAAAAAAGAGAGTTCTTTATAAAAGAGGACATTTTAGAGCTTTTTGAACAAAGAGAGGATTTAAGAGAAAAGTTAGATGCTATAAAGTTTAAAAAGATAGAGTTCTTCACAGTAGAGGATGAGAACTGTGTTGGATTTACTTTAGAGGATGTTCAAGTTAACTTCTTTATTGAATTTGGAGAAGATGAAGAGGGTGAGTGGTACGAAGCTACTGCTGAAATAATCTCTTTCTAATAGTAAAACCTAATGAAAGAAAAATAAAAACCAAGGATTAATTTTCCTTGGTTTTTTTTATGTTATCTATTGCTGCTAAAAACTGATCCATAGTTATTCCATATCTATTTAATTTAGATAGAAACTGCTTTGCATTAGAGTATCCTA from Cetobacterium somerae ATCC BAA-474 includes:
- the udk gene encoding uridine kinase, encoding MKNCILIGVAGGSGSGKTTVAHNLVKAFKSEDAVLVEQDAYYKELTNLTIEEKAAVNFDHPDSIEFDLLREHLTKLVNGESIDRPIYDFTTHSRKEGCVKIHPSKIIIVEGILIFAVPEIRELFDVKIFVDTDADEMILRRIERDMTERGRSFESVKNQYLKTVKPMYLEFCEPSKRYADVIIPRGGENKVAIGMVTSNLKRFLQKGVLG